Proteins co-encoded in one Leptotrichia sp. oral taxon 215 str. W9775 genomic window:
- the feoB gene encoding ferrous iron transport protein B has protein sequence MSITIALAGNPNSGKSTLFNALTGSNQYVGNWPGVTVEKKTGVYKKNKEIQITDLPGVYSLSPYTLEEVVSREYLINEKPDVIVNIIDASNIERNLYLSTQLSEIGIPMVVALNMMDVVERNGDKIDTEKLSKILNCPIIEISALRNKNIDKVIEASLQAAEKRDFSYIKSFNPEVEGIITELENVLSGAGVSEYKRWYAVKLLERDEKSTAMLKLSETDKKEIESIVKKAEDDFDDDGEGIITDARYNFISGVINQTVKKGRTGLTASDKADKILTNRIFALPIFVAIMFLIYYVSITIVGGPITDWVNDTFFGEIIGGNLKTFLEGINVAPWLTSLVVDGIVGGVGAVLGFLPIIATLYFFMAILEDIGYMSRIAFILDRIFRKFGLSGKSFIPILIGTGCSVPGIMATRTIENENDRRMTIIVASFMPCGAKTEIIALFAATIFIGSKGWWFAPVCYFAGILAVVISGIMLKKTKSFSGDPAPFVMELPEYHLPLPSNIIRTVWDRVKAFIIKAGTIILLATVVIWFLQNISTKFEFVEFSEDSHSILEAMGRIIAPIFSPLGFGNWASTVATISGLVAKEVVVSTFGVVGGLGDAAVEDASWIKYTNELFTSVSALSFMLFNQLCIPCFAAVGAMREEMNSAKWSWFTVAYQMGFAYAISLIVFQFGNVFVLHQAPTIWTAAAGLVLALILYMMFRKPKEAKAEVKSAVTAKSNQ, from the coding sequence ATGAGCATAACAATAGCTTTAGCAGGGAATCCTAACAGTGGGAAATCAACATTATTTAATGCTTTGACAGGATCGAATCAATATGTGGGAAACTGGCCGGGAGTTACGGTAGAAAAGAAAACAGGTGTTTATAAGAAAAATAAGGAAATACAGATTACTGACCTACCAGGAGTATACTCGCTGTCACCGTATACATTGGAAGAAGTGGTGAGTAGGGAATATCTGATAAATGAAAAACCTGATGTAATAGTAAATATAATAGATGCTTCAAATATAGAAAGAAACCTATATCTGTCCACTCAGCTGTCAGAAATTGGTATTCCAATGGTAGTGGCATTGAATATGATGGATGTTGTTGAAAGAAACGGGGATAAGATAGATACTGAAAAATTGAGTAAAATATTAAACTGTCCAATTATAGAAATTTCAGCATTAAGAAATAAAAATATAGATAAAGTTATAGAAGCTTCCCTTCAGGCAGCTGAAAAAAGAGATTTTTCTTATATAAAATCATTTAATCCTGAAGTAGAAGGTATAATTACAGAGCTGGAGAATGTTCTTTCAGGTGCAGGTGTTTCAGAATATAAAAGATGGTATGCCGTAAAATTACTTGAAAGAGATGAGAAATCTACAGCAATGCTAAAATTATCAGAAACAGATAAAAAAGAAATAGAAAGTATTGTAAAAAAGGCAGAAGATGATTTTGATGATGACGGTGAAGGAATTATTACAGATGCCCGTTACAACTTTATATCAGGGGTTATAAATCAGACTGTAAAAAAAGGAAGAACAGGCTTGACTGCAAGTGATAAGGCAGATAAAATTTTAACAAACCGTATATTTGCACTTCCTATCTTTGTTGCAATAATGTTTTTAATTTACTATGTTTCAATAACAATAGTAGGTGGACCTATTACTGACTGGGTAAATGATACATTCTTTGGAGAAATTATAGGTGGAAATTTAAAAACTTTCCTTGAAGGAATAAATGTGGCTCCTTGGCTTACAAGCCTTGTAGTTGACGGTATAGTTGGCGGAGTTGGAGCGGTATTAGGATTTCTTCCAATTATAGCGACACTTTACTTCTTTATGGCGATACTGGAAGATATAGGATATATGTCAAGAATAGCATTTATTTTAGATAGAATTTTCCGTAAATTTGGACTTTCAGGAAAATCATTCATACCTATACTGATAGGTACAGGATGTTCAGTTCCTGGAATTATGGCGACAAGAACTATAGAAAATGAAAATGACAGAAGAATGACTATAATTGTAGCTTCGTTTATGCCATGTGGTGCAAAAACAGAAATTATAGCACTATTTGCGGCGACTATTTTCATTGGTTCAAAGGGTTGGTGGTTTGCACCGGTATGTTACTTTGCAGGAATTTTAGCAGTAGTAATTTCTGGAATTATGCTTAAAAAGACAAAAAGCTTTTCCGGAGATCCTGCTCCGTTTGTAATGGAATTACCTGAATATCACCTGCCATTACCATCAAACATAATAAGAACAGTATGGGACAGAGTAAAAGCATTTATAATAAAAGCCGGAACAATTATATTACTTGCAACTGTAGTAATATGGTTCCTGCAAAATATATCAACAAAATTTGAATTTGTGGAATTCTCTGAAGACAGCCACTCAATTCTGGAAGCTATGGGAAGAATTATCGCTCCTATATTCAGTCCTTTAGGATTTGGAAACTGGGCTTCTACAGTTGCAACAATAAGTGGACTTGTAGCAAAAGAAGTTGTTGTATCTACATTCGGAGTAGTTGGAGGATTGGGAGATGCCGCTGTTGAAGATGCTTCATGGATAAAATATACAAACGAATTATTTACTTCTGTATCAGCATTGAGTTTTATGCTGTTTAACCAATTATGTATTCCTTGTTTTGCCGCAGTTGGAGCAATGAGGGAAGAAATGAACAGTGCTAAATGGTCATGGTTTACAGTAGCTTATCAGATGGGATTTGCATATGCAATTTCATTGATTGTATTCCAGTTTGGAAATGTATTTGTACTGCATCAGGCACCTACAATATGGACTGCAGCTGCAGGATTGGTACTGGCACTTATACTTTACATGATGTTCAGAAAACCTAAAGAAGCAAAGGCAGAGGTTAAGTCAGCAGTAACTGCAAAAAGTAATCAATAG
- a CDS encoding ribose-phosphate diphosphokinase, whose product MTALCEEDKKKIRIFAGSASTDLAEKIAKYLEVDLAPLQMRRFSDGEIFIKSEESVRGCKVFVIQSTSRPVNESIMELLIFIDALRRASAEEIIAVIPYYGYARQDRKASPREPITSKLVANLLTVAGATRVVTMDLHARQIQGFFDIPVDHMEALPILAKHFIKYGFTPEDTVVVSPDVGGVKRARGLANWLHTPLAIIDKRRAKANVSEVMNIIGDVKGKKAILIDDMIDTAGTICNAAQALIEKGAVEVYACATHAVFSGPALERLKKSAFTRVVITDSIYLPEEQRFDKLRILSTSKMFAETIKRITTSEPISNLFEMPIEEKKSE is encoded by the coding sequence ATGACGGCCTTGTGCGAAGAAGATAAGAAGAAAATTAGAATTTTTGCAGGTTCAGCAAGTACAGATCTAGCTGAAAAAATAGCAAAGTATCTTGAAGTGGATTTGGCACCGCTTCAAATGAGAAGATTCTCCGATGGAGAAATATTTATAAAATCAGAAGAAAGTGTAAGAGGATGTAAAGTTTTTGTCATTCAGTCTACTTCACGACCTGTAAACGAAAGTATAATGGAACTGCTTATTTTTATTGATGCTTTAAGAAGGGCATCAGCCGAGGAAATAATAGCTGTAATTCCTTATTATGGATATGCAAGACAAGATAGAAAGGCCAGTCCAAGGGAGCCAATTACTTCAAAACTTGTTGCAAATCTTTTAACTGTTGCAGGAGCAACAAGAGTTGTAACTATGGATTTACACGCTAGACAGATACAGGGATTCTTTGATATACCTGTTGATCATATGGAAGCATTGCCTATTTTGGCGAAACATTTTATAAAATATGGATTTACACCTGAAGATACAGTTGTAGTATCACCTGATGTTGGAGGAGTAAAAAGGGCAAGAGGACTTGCAAACTGGCTTCATACACCTCTGGCAATTATAGACAAGAGACGTGCAAAAGCAAATGTATCTGAAGTAATGAACATCATCGGGGATGTAAAAGGCAAAAAAGCTATCCTGATAGATGACATGATAGATACAGCAGGAACTATATGTAATGCCGCTCAAGCATTGATTGAAAAAGGAGCTGTGGAGGTTTATGCCTGTGCAACACATGCAGTTTTTTCAGGGCCTGCACTAGAAAGACTTAAAAAGTCAGCTTTTACAAGAGTAGTCATAACAGACAGCATTTACTTACCGGAAGAACAGAGATTTGATAAACTTAGAATACTTTCAACAAGTAAAATGTTTGCAGAAACTATAAAGAGAATAACTACAAGTGAACCGATAAGTAATTTATTTGAAATGCCAATTGAGGAAAAGAAAAGTGAATAA
- a CDS encoding FeoA family protein, with protein MNLLMAPVNTPLKIIKVKMEGSQERQLSSMGFVAESEIMVITENSGNLIVNVKDCRVAIGKEIAQKIVVRVK; from the coding sequence ATGAATTTATTGATGGCACCAGTTAACACACCATTAAAAATTATAAAGGTGAAAATGGAAGGAAGCCAGGAGAGACAACTAAGTAGTATGGGATTTGTTGCCGAAAGTGAAATTATGGTAATAACCGAGAACTCTGGAAATCTTATTGTAAATGTTAAGGACTGCAGAGTAGCAATTGGGAAAGAAATTGCACAGAAAATAGTAGTCAGGGTGAAATAG
- a CDS encoding DUF3290 family protein, whose translation MEFYSRSYLENYRLIGDGVSLVLLFGMILFFGFLMFRWFKGSISVRGKQLSLLFLILVLLFGLLKISEFQAQNNQEKISKNTASVIKGLSEKFNVSEDEIYVNTKEITEHTVYKIKDKFYQIHWVNNSILVEEMKVPYVEDIKILDGNEENKK comes from the coding sequence ATGGAATTTTACAGTCGAAGTTATCTGGAAAATTACAGATTAATTGGAGATGGAGTATCCTTAGTATTATTATTTGGGATGATATTGTTTTTTGGATTTTTAATGTTTAGATGGTTTAAAGGAAGTATTTCAGTAAGAGGAAAACAGCTCAGCCTATTATTTTTAATACTTGTATTGCTATTTGGACTGTTAAAGATAAGTGAATTTCAGGCTCAGAACAATCAGGAAAAAATAAGTAAAAATACAGCCAGTGTAATAAAAGGCCTTTCAGAAAAATTTAATGTCAGTGAAGATGAGATATATGTGAACACAAAGGAAATAACAGAACATACAGTTTATAAAATAAAGGATAAGTTTTATCAGATACATTGGGTAAATAACTCAATATTGGTGGAAGAAATGAAGGTGCCATATGTTGAAGATATAAAAATACTGGACGGAAACGAAGAAAATAAAAAATAA
- a CDS encoding L-threonylcarbamoyladenylate synthase, translating into MNNLKNNVSDIAEILKKGGVAIFPTDTVYGIGALPDKEAVRRLYRIKKRDFSKKIIALIDNPDKLEVLTSETGENIDRIKKVIEECWPGELTIIFKANEEFTEKFDSGLKTVGIRIPKNRTAIDIIKNTGGIVLTTSANISGEKAVTDIKDMSEVLLNEVDGIITDNSILTGVPSTIIKYVEGEIEILREGNINIEKIKQLMKG; encoded by the coding sequence GTGAATAATTTAAAAAATAATGTTAGTGATATAGCTGAAATTTTAAAAAAAGGAGGAGTTGCTATTTTTCCTACAGATACAGTGTATGGAATAGGAGCTCTTCCTGATAAGGAAGCTGTCAGAAGGCTGTACAGAATAAAGAAAAGGGATTTTTCAAAGAAAATAATAGCACTTATTGACAATCCTGATAAGCTGGAGGTTCTCACTTCAGAAACAGGAGAAAATATAGACAGGATAAAAAAAGTAATAGAAGAATGCTGGCCTGGAGAGCTGACTATAATATTCAAGGCAAATGAAGAATTTACGGAAAAATTTGATAGCGGACTTAAAACCGTCGGGATAAGGATTCCAAAAAATAGGACTGCCATTGATATTATAAAGAACACAGGAGGTATTGTCTTAACAACAAGTGCAAATATTTCAGGAGAAAAAGCAGTTACAGATATAAAGGATATGAGTGAAGTCCTTTTAAATGAAGTTGATGGGATAATAACTGATAACTCAATACTGACAGGAGTTCCTTCCACAATTATAAAATATGTGGAAGGGGAAATAGAGATACTTAGAGAAGGAAACATAAATATAGAAAAAATAAAACAGTTAATGAAAGGATAA
- a CDS encoding ATP-binding protein, translating into MVNLVCEAIIPDGPMKEVEEIENSIRTVYRKPIWNKFIKAINDYNLVENGDKIAIGISGGKDSLLLAKLFSELKKDKSRNFEFKAVSLNPGFRQSDLDNFRNNLEKLNIDCEIIDTNIWEIANEKAKDYPCFLCAKMRRGILYKKVEEFGFNKLTLGHHFDDVIETTMINMLYAGTVKTMTPKVKSTSGKLELIRPLIYVREADIIEYTKKNGIRAMNCGCTIEAGKTSSKRKEVKDLLAALEEKDPGIKQSIFNSMKNINLDYVFGYTHGNKKDNQIEDDEN; encoded by the coding sequence GTGGTAAATTTAGTATGTGAGGCGATTATTCCTGACGGACCGATGAAAGAAGTGGAAGAAATAGAAAACAGTATTAGAACGGTGTATAGAAAACCAATATGGAATAAATTTATAAAAGCTATAAATGATTACAACCTTGTAGAAAATGGGGATAAAATTGCCATTGGAATATCTGGGGGAAAAGATAGCCTTCTTCTTGCAAAGCTTTTCAGTGAGCTGAAAAAGGATAAAAGTAGAAATTTTGAATTTAAGGCAGTAAGCCTGAATCCCGGGTTCAGACAGTCTGATCTTGATAATTTTAGGAATAATCTTGAAAAATTAAATATAGACTGTGAAATTATAGATACTAACATATGGGAAATAGCCAATGAAAAAGCCAAGGATTATCCATGTTTTCTATGTGCAAAAATGAGAAGAGGAATTCTTTATAAAAAAGTGGAGGAATTTGGATTTAACAAATTAACATTAGGTCATCATTTTGATGATGTTATTGAAACTACAATGATAAATATGCTTTATGCAGGGACAGTAAAGACGATGACTCCAAAGGTAAAGTCAACGTCAGGTAAACTGGAGCTTATAAGACCTCTTATATATGTAAGGGAAGCTGATATAATAGAATACACAAAGAAAAATGGTATTAGGGCAATGAACTGCGGATGTACAATAGAAGCAGGTAAAACTTCAAGTAAAAGAAAGGAAGTAAAGGATCTTCTGGCAGCACTGGAAGAAAAGGATCCGGGAATAAAACAGAGTATATTTAATTCCATGAAAAATATAAACTTAGATTATGTTTTTGGATATACTCATGGAAATAAAAAAGATAATCAGATTGAAGATGATGAAAATTAA
- a CDS encoding PspC domain-containing protein, which produces MEKKLYKSSTDKKILGVCGGIAEYFEVDSTIIRIGAVLLALPGGMGIIPYFILGLFIMPDKPADYTEKKDKEEKEVLEAEKVED; this is translated from the coding sequence ATGGAAAAAAAATTATATAAGTCATCAACTGATAAAAAAATTCTTGGTGTATGTGGAGGAATTGCAGAATATTTTGAAGTGGATTCAACTATAATACGTATTGGTGCTGTCCTGCTTGCACTTCCAGGAGGAATGGGGATTATACCTTATTTTATTCTAGGTCTTTTCATTATGCCTGATAAACCGGCAGACTATACTGAAAAAAAAGATAAAGAAGAAAAAGAAGTTTTAGAAGCTGAAAAGGTTGAAGACTAA
- a CDS encoding DUF421 domain-containing protein — protein sequence MEFIIQVAIKLTIGFTALLIYMNINGKGQLAPVTATDQIGNYVLGGIIGGVIYNPSITVVQFLIVLLIWISLMTAINFLKNSSEDVKKVFDGEMVFLVKDGEIIKENFAKVNLSLVDFYTKMRMKGVVRVKDIDKAFVESNGQITILQKNDKNLAIPLVAEGKILETGLEHIEKDREWLMEKLKEKNVENLEDVFLAEWSGDKLFVVMN from the coding sequence ATGGAATTTATAATACAGGTAGCTATAAAATTGACAATAGGCTTTACAGCATTGCTTATATACATGAATATAAATGGAAAAGGACAGCTTGCACCGGTAACAGCGACAGACCAGATAGGAAACTACGTTTTAGGGGGAATAATTGGAGGAGTTATTTATAATCCGAGTATAACAGTTGTACAGTTTCTGATAGTTCTCCTTATATGGATTTCTCTTATGACGGCTATCAATTTCCTGAAAAATTCAAGCGAAGATGTAAAAAAAGTATTTGACGGTGAAATGGTATTTCTTGTTAAGGATGGAGAAATAATAAAGGAAAATTTTGCAAAGGTAAATTTATCCCTTGTGGATTTTTATACAAAAATGCGTATGAAGGGTGTAGTCAGAGTTAAAGATATTGATAAAGCATTTGTCGAATCAAATGGTCAGATTACAATTCTTCAGAAAAATGATAAAAATCTTGCAATACCTTTAGTTGCTGAAGGTAAAATACTTGAAACAGGACTGGAGCATATAGAAAAAGATAGAGAATGGCTAATGGAAAAATTAAAGGAAAAGAATGTTGAAAACCTTGAAGATGTTTTCTTAGCTGAATGGTCAGGAGACAAATTATTTGTTGTAATGAATTAA
- a CDS encoding tetratricopeptide repeat protein, whose product MLETLIFREIRYNGNNEKFLKKIQGKVAEKPEDIDALQTLASTYHALKENEKAIEIYEKLVSLKPEDHEIRAFLGYLYYENEELDKAEENLNKALELSQLEPFVLFLLGNIYSRRGRISEAVDCYETAIFLDFDMYVAHIDFARKYEHMGRHKKALREYKAALEIDSRDEGLLEKINYIENKCKATKNCDFEKEEKNQFISEKLALNL is encoded by the coding sequence ATGTTAGAAACATTGATTTTTAGGGAGATAAGATATAATGGGAACAATGAAAAGTTTCTAAAGAAAATTCAGGGAAAGGTAGCAGAAAAACCTGAAGATATTGATGCACTGCAAACTTTAGCATCAACTTACCATGCATTAAAAGAGAATGAAAAAGCAATAGAAATATATGAAAAACTGGTTAGCTTGAAGCCGGAAGATCATGAAATACGAGCATTTTTAGGATATCTTTATTATGAAAATGAAGAACTGGACAAAGCTGAAGAAAATTTAAATAAAGCACTTGAATTAAGTCAGCTTGAGCCATTTGTACTGTTTCTGCTGGGGAATATATATTCCAGAAGAGGTAGAATATCGGAAGCGGTTGATTGCTATGAAACTGCTATTTTTCTAGACTTTGATATGTATGTTGCTCATATTGATTTTGCAAGAAAATATGAGCATATGGGTAGACATAAAAAAGCCTTAAGGGAATATAAGGCCGCTCTTGAAATTGATTCTAGGGATGAAGGATTACTGGAAAAAATTAATTATATTGAAAATAAATGTAAAGCAACAAAGAACTGCGATTTTGAAAAGGAAGAAAAAAACCAGTTTATAAGTGAAAAATTGGCATTAAATCTATAA
- a CDS encoding GspE/PulE family protein — MKNSLVSNSTVSYVNEIIETGINERASDIHISSDETDGMEIKYRIDGILRESEKLYFKIDRKILSRNITEIISRIKILANMNVAEKRKPQDGSFSFLLKKKYNIRAAYVPTVEGESIVLRILENYLENTELETLGFSGKSIGMLEKVLERKFGLILVSGPTGSGKSTTLLSIIDILNDGKRKIITVEDPVETKVKGLVQIQVNEEIGVTFPEVLKSTLRNDPDIIVVSEIRDEITAEIAVRAALTGHLVISTIHTNDAVSTLIRLTDMGIPKYLILDSLVGVIAQRLVGKKCSFCGGEGCGECSGGYRGRISINEVLILGDEVKNILKSENLGRKSKEELKRNAEEYFVDFDGDIKDKLSKNMIFEKDVYEFMD; from the coding sequence ATGAAAAATAGTCTGGTTTCAAACAGTACTGTTTCATATGTGAATGAAATAATAGAAACAGGAATAAATGAGAGGGCAAGTGATATCCATATAAGTTCTGATGAAACTGATGGAATGGAAATAAAATATAGAATAGACGGTATTTTAAGGGAAAGTGAAAAACTGTATTTTAAAATTGACAGGAAAATTTTGTCAAGAAACATAACAGAAATAATTTCCAGAATAAAAATACTGGCCAATATGAATGTGGCTGAAAAGAGAAAACCTCAGGATGGGAGTTTTTCTTTTTTATTAAAGAAAAAATATAATATAAGGGCGGCATATGTTCCTACAGTTGAAGGAGAAAGCATTGTACTGAGAATACTGGAAAACTATCTTGAAAATACTGAACTTGAAACATTGGGATTTTCAGGGAAAAGTATAGGGATGCTTGAAAAAGTTCTGGAAAGAAAATTTGGTCTGATACTTGTGAGCGGGCCTACAGGTTCAGGAAAATCAACTACGCTTCTTTCAATAATTGACATTCTGAATGACGGAAAAAGAAAAATAATAACAGTGGAAGATCCTGTGGAAACAAAGGTGAAGGGACTTGTTCAGATTCAGGTGAATGAAGAAATAGGAGTAACTTTTCCGGAAGTTCTGAAAAGCACCTTGAGGAATGACCCTGATATTATTGTAGTTTCTGAAATAAGAGATGAAATAACTGCTGAAATTGCAGTAAGGGCGGCCTTGACAGGGCATCTTGTAATATCCACGATACATACAAATGATGCTGTTTCAACATTAATAAGGCTGACAGACATGGGAATACCTAAGTATCTTATACTGGATTCGCTTGTGGGAGTGATAGCCCAGAGGCTTGTAGGGAAAAAATGCAGTTTCTGTGGTGGAGAAGGATGCGGTGAATGTTCAGGAGGATATAGGGGAAGAATTTCCATAAATGAAGTTCTTATTCTTGGAGATGAAGTGAAAAATATTCTGAAATCAGAAAATTTAGGAAGGAAGTCAAAGGAAGAGCTGAAAAGAAATGCAGAGGAATATTTTGTAGATTTTGATGGGGATATAAAGGATAAATTATCTAAAAATATGATTTTTGAAAAAGATGTCTATGAATTTATGGATTAA
- a CDS encoding DUF2721 domain-containing protein — protein MNLEITTPAVLFPSVSLLLLAYTNRFLALASIVRQMDVCTTDEYQMNQIKNLQKRMRYIKKMQYFGVASLLLCVVSMFFLFFQVDLLGMFFFVISLVLMIISLAFSLMEIKISLEALEIHLNHCEYKKEDKEK, from the coding sequence ATGAATCTGGAAATTACCACACCTGCAGTTCTTTTTCCGTCAGTTTCATTGCTTCTGCTGGCATATACAAACAGATTTCTTGCACTGGCTTCAATTGTAAGACAGATGGATGTGTGCACAACTGATGAATATCAGATGAATCAGATAAAAAATTTACAGAAGAGGATGCGGTATATAAAAAAGATGCAGTACTTTGGAGTGGCAAGTCTGCTTTTATGTGTTGTTTCAATGTTTTTTCTATTTTTTCAGGTGGATTTACTGGGGATGTTCTTTTTTGTAATAAGTCTTGTACTTATGATAATATCCCTTGCATTTTCCCTGATGGAAATAAAAATATCACTTGAAGCGCTGGAAATACATCTGAATCATTGCGAGTATAAAAAGGAAGATAAAGAGAAATAA
- the glmU gene encoding bifunctional UDP-N-acetylglucosamine diphosphorylase/glucosamine-1-phosphate N-acetyltransferase GlmU, giving the protein MISLILAAGKGTRMKSERSKVVHEVNGVPMVKMVSKLLKNAGIEKSIYILGHRMEEVLNTIGEVEYVEQVEQLGTGHAVLIAKEKIEENKDDVLITYGDTPLLREETINRMKEKFHNENLDCIILSCNMKDPFAYGRIIKKDGNVVDIIEEKEATEEQKKIKEVNTGVYIFKYKSLLEALGKINNNNIKGEYYLTDTIKILSEGGYKVGSYEIDDEDEVLGVNSKAQLAQANKILRDRKNLQLMDNGAILIDPAATYIEEDVEIGEDTVIYPNVIIQGDTKIGKNCIILSNTRIENSIIKDNVKIESSLVEKSTLEEGVTVGPFAHLRPKAHLKENVHVGNFVEIKNAVLEKGVKSGHLTYIGDAEVGENTNIGAGTITCNYDGKNKHKTKIGKESFIGSNTIMVAPVEIGEESFTAAGSVITKNVPDSTLAFGRAKQINKEGWKK; this is encoded by the coding sequence ATGATATCTTTAATCCTGGCAGCCGGAAAAGGTACAAGAATGAAATCGGAAAGGTCAAAAGTTGTACACGAAGTAAATGGAGTTCCGATGGTAAAAATGGTTTCAAAATTATTGAAAAATGCAGGAATTGAAAAAAGCATCTACATTCTGGGACATAGAATGGAAGAAGTGCTGAATACAATCGGAGAAGTCGAATATGTTGAACAGGTTGAACAGCTGGGAACAGGACATGCAGTATTAATTGCGAAGGAAAAAATCGAGGAAAACAAGGATGATGTTCTTATAACATACGGAGATACACCGTTGTTAAGGGAAGAAACAATAAACAGAATGAAGGAAAAGTTTCATAATGAAAATCTTGACTGTATTATTCTGTCGTGTAATATGAAAGATCCTTTTGCCTACGGAAGAATAATAAAAAAAGATGGAAATGTAGTTGATATTATTGAAGAAAAGGAAGCAACGGAAGAGCAGAAGAAAATAAAGGAAGTAAACACAGGAGTTTATATCTTCAAGTATAAAAGCCTTCTGGAAGCACTTGGAAAAATAAATAATAACAACATAAAGGGAGAATATTATTTAACTGATACAATCAAAATTTTATCTGAAGGTGGCTATAAAGTAGGAAGTTATGAGATTGATGATGAAGATGAAGTGCTTGGTGTAAATTCAAAGGCACAGCTTGCTCAGGCAAATAAAATCTTAAGAGATAGAAAAAATCTTCAGTTAATGGATAATGGAGCAATTCTTATAGATCCTGCAGCTACTTACATAGAAGAAGATGTTGAAATAGGGGAAGATACGGTTATCTATCCAAATGTAATTATTCAGGGAGATACAAAAATAGGGAAAAATTGTATAATTTTAAGTAATACAAGAATTGAAAATTCAATTATAAAAGATAATGTGAAGATAGAGTCTTCACTTGTGGAAAAGTCAACACTGGAGGAAGGTGTTACTGTAGGGCCGTTTGCCCACTTGAGGCCTAAAGCTCATTTAAAGGAAAATGTTCATGTAGGAAATTTTGTTGAAATAAAAAATGCCGTACTGGAAAAAGGAGTAAAATCCGGGCATCTGACATATATCGGAGATGCCGAAGTAGGAGAGAATACTAATATTGGTGCAGGAACGATTACATGTAATTATGACGGAAAAAATAAGCATAAGACAAAAATAGGAAAAGAATCGTTTATTGGAAGTAATACAATCATGGTGGCTCCTGTTGAAATAGGAGAAGAGTCCTTCACAGCGGCAGGATCAGTAATAACAAAAAATGTACCTGACAGTACATTGGCATTTGGAAGAGCTAAACAAATAAATAAAGAAGGGTGGAAAAAATAA
- a CDS encoding ferrous iron transport protein A, which translates to MTLKESRVNFSYRVVKIHGSGPFKRRIMDMGITKNAEIYVRKVAPLGDPVQISIRGYELSLRKEDAECVEIEPINSQNSAVV; encoded by the coding sequence ATGACATTGAAAGAATCAAGGGTGAATTTTAGTTATAGAGTAGTGAAAATTCATGGTTCAGGACCATTCAAAAGAAGAATTATGGATATGGGAATAACTAAAAATGCAGAAATCTACGTAAGAAAAGTAGCTCCTCTGGGAGATCCTGTACAAATATCCATAAGAGGATATGAATTAAGTCTTAGAAAAGAAGATGCTGAATGCGTAGAAATAGAACCTATAAATTCACAAAATTCTGCTGTTGTATAA